The Patescibacteria group bacterium region GGTAAATTTCTAAATAAGAAATACCGCACAAAATGTAACGTATAAAAATTTACTGGGAAACATACCGGCAGAAATTTAAATAACTGGATTATGGCATCAATTTACACACACCAAGACAGCAATATTAGGAAAACGTGGTTTTTAATGGCAAGTTTTTTGATTGTTGTCATCGGAATCGGCTGGGCATTCAGCTGGTACGCAAATAGTCCGATAATTCTCTATGTAGTGGTTGCTCTGGCTTTACTGATGAACATTTTCAGCTATTGGAACTCGGACAAGATAGTTATTAAATTGACTGGTGCGAAAATGGTTAAAAGAGAAGAGCAAAAAGAACTTTGGAATATTGTTGAGAACCTTTCAATTACCGCAGGGCTTCCGATGCCGAAACTCTATATAGTGCACGATCCGGCGCCGAATGCATTTGCAACGGGGCGCAATCCAAAGCATGCGGCGGTTGCTGTTACAACCGGACTGCTTAGCATTTTAGATAAAACAGAGCTTGAGGGAGTGTTGGCACATGAGCTTTCTCATATAGGCAATCGTGATATTTTAGTTTCAACTGTTGCGGTGGTACTCGTAGGTTTTGTTGCCATAATCTCTGATATCTTTCTGCGTATGTCACTTTTTGGAATCGGTGGTAGCAGGAACGGTCGCGCAGGAATAATTCTTATAATTGTAGGATTGGTGCTTGCAATTTTGGCTCCTATAGCGGCAACACTTATTAAACTTGCTATATCGCGCAAAAGAGAGTTTCTTGCAGATGCATCTGGTGCGCTTTTGACGCGTTACCCTGAAGGGCTGGCATCTGCGCTTGAGAAAATTGCCTCGCACGGACAGGAAATGAAGAAAACAAGTCACGCCACCGCGCATCTTTTTATTGCCAACCCTTTTGGTTCTGGCAAAAAAGCATCTTCCGGAGTGAATAAATTGTTTATGACACACCCACCAGTGAAAGAAAGAACTCTAGCATTAAGGGGTGGAAAGTAATAAACTTATATTGAAACGAGTCGCGTTCTGTATATAAACCGTATGCTTATGGTATTGGTGGTGACCCATCCACAAATTAATGAGAGAGCTCAGGCATTAATAGATATTAGATGGATTAAAAATTAAATTCAAATAGAACATGAGTGACGATAAACAAAAAATAAAAGAACTTGAAAAAGAGATAGAGCATTTAAAATCAATTGCGTTTAAAGATGAACTAACGCAAGTTTTAAACCGTAGGGGTATAAATGACATATTTGACGAATTTTTTAATGAAGCAAAATTTTTACAGGAGAATCCTGAAGCAAAAAGGAATATAAGAATTGAGGATTTTTCAGTAATATTTTTTGATGCAGACAATTTCAAGAGTATAAACGATACATATGGGCATGATATTGGGGACAAGGTTCTTGTGTCTGTTGCAGAGATAATGAGTGAAAATGTCAGGGGTATTGATATTGTAGGAAGGCTAGGTGGAGAGGAGTTTATAGTAGGGTTATTAGGTGCAGATGAGAAAGAGGCATTTAAAAAGGCCGAAGAACTAAGAGCCCTCATAAGCGAAATAAGATTTGAAGAGAATCCAGACATAAAAATAACAACAAGTGTTGGTGTATCGTCCTTGAGAGAATCAAAGGCAAGTAGTTTAACTGATCTTATAGGATGTGCGGATAGGGCAATGTATGAAGCCAAAAACAATCGTGGAAAGAATAATGTAGTAAAATGCAGTGAGCTTATTGAGTAGGTTTTTTTGTAATATAGTAAGTGGTGTATAAAAAATTGACTTTAACATAAGCTATGTTACAATGTTGTTGGATTAACAAAAAAACGGGGTAGTAATGGCAAAAAAAACTAAAGTGTTTCCCGCAATCAGCGGAGAAGTGCAGGATATTAATTTTGACAACTCACATGTGCCAAAACCGGGGAATGGTGAACGTAGTCCGGTAACACGTATGAGGTATTATGGTGGCTCTAATCATTATCTCGATAATATAGAGCATCAGTCTAGCTC contains the following coding sequences:
- a CDS encoding M48 family metallopeptidase — protein: MASIYTHQDSNIRKTWFLMASFLIVVIGIGWAFSWYANSPIILYVVVALALLMNIFSYWNSDKIVIKLTGAKMVKREEQKELWNIVENLSITAGLPMPKLYIVHDPAPNAFATGRNPKHAAVAVTTGLLSILDKTELEGVLAHELSHIGNRDILVSTVAVVLVGFVAIISDIFLRMSLFGIGGSRNGRAGIILIIVGLVLAILAPIAATLIKLAISRKREFLADASGALLTRYPEGLASALEKIASHGQEMKKTSHATAHLFIANPFGSGKKASSGVNKLFMTHPPVKERTLALRGGK
- a CDS encoding GGDEF domain-containing protein, whose protein sequence is MSDDKQKIKELEKEIEHLKSIAFKDELTQVLNRRGINDIFDEFFNEAKFLQENPEAKRNIRIEDFSVIFFDADNFKSINDTYGHDIGDKVLVSVAEIMSENVRGIDIVGRLGGEEFIVGLLGADEKEAFKKAEELRALISEIRFEENPDIKITTSVGVSSLRESKASSLTDLIGCADRAMYEAKNNRGKNNVVKCSELIE